Proteins from one Phaenicophaeus curvirostris isolate KB17595 chromosome 16, BPBGC_Pcur_1.0, whole genome shotgun sequence genomic window:
- the TRAF7 gene encoding E3 ubiquitin-protein ligase TRAF7 isoform X1: MSSNKNARYNRFSSGTANITTSENTNGTRMETTFGPAYSAVTTITKADGTNTFKQHRRTPSSSSTLTYSPRDEDDSMPPISTPRRSDSAISVRSLHSESNMSLRSTFSLHEEEEEPEPLVFAEQPSVKLCCQLCCSVFKDPVITTCGHTFCRRCALTSEKCPVDNAKLTVVVNNIAVAEQIGELFIHCKYGCRPAASSKPAAFEVDPRGCPFTIKLSARKDHESSCDYRPVRCPNNPSCPPLLKMNLEAHLKECEHIKCPHSKYGCTFIGNQDTYETHLETCKFEGLKEFLQQTDDRFHEMQVAMAQKDQEIAFLRSMLGKLSEKIDQLEKNLELKFDVLDENQSKLSEDLMEFRRDASMLNDELSHINARLNMGILGSYDPQQIFKCKGTFVGHQGPVWCLCVYSIGDLLFSGSSDKTIKVWDTCTTYKCQKTLEGHDGIVLALCIQGNKLYSGSADCTIIVWDIQNLQKVNTIRAHDNPVCTLVSSHNMLFSGSLKAIKVWDIVGTELKLKKELTGLNHWVRALVASQNYLYSGSYQTIKIWDIRNLECVHVLQTSGGSVYSIAVTNHHIVCGTYENLIHVWDIETKEQVRTLTGHVGTVYALAVISTPDQTKVFSASYDRSLRVWSMDNMICTQTLLRHQGSVTALAVSRGRLFSGAVDSTVKVWTC, from the exons CTGACGGGACCAACACTTTTAAGCAGCATCGTCGGACCCCATCCTCCTCCAGCACGCTCACCTACTCCCCGCGAGATGAGGACGATAGCATG CCTCCGATCAGCACCCCGCGCCGCTCTGACTCTGCTATCTCCGTCCGTTCATTGCACTCTGAGTCCAACATGTCCTTGCGCTCAACGTTCTCACTccatgaggaagaggaggagccA GAGCCGCTGGTGTTTGCTGAACAGCCGTCTGTGAAGCTGTGCTGCCAGCTGTGCTGTAGTGTGTTTAAGGATCCAGTCATCACCACCTGTGGG CACACATTTTGTAGAAGATGTGCCTTAACATCTG AGAAGTGCCCCGTGGACAACGCCAAACTGACCGTGGTGGTTAACAACATTGCGGTGGCTGAGCAGATCGGAGAGCTCTTCATTCACTGCAAGTATGGCTGCCGgcctgcagccagcagcaagcCCGCCGCCTTCGAGGTGGATCCCCGCGGGTGCCCGTTTACAATCAAACTGAGTGCCAGGAA AGATCATGAAAGCAGCTGTGATTACAGACCGGTTCGCTGCCCCAATAACCCCAGCTGCCCACCTCTCCTGAAAATGAACCTGGAGGCACATCTGAAAGAGTGCGAGCACATAAAATGTCCCCACTCCAAATACGG GTGTACATTCATAGGAAATCAAGACACTtatgagacccacctggagacATGCAAGTTTGAGGGTCTGAAGGAGTTCCTGCAGCAGACAGATGATCGCTTCCATGAGATGCAGGTGGCAATGGCACAGAAGGACCAGGAAATTGCCTTCCTGCGCTCCATGTTAGGAAAGCTCTCAGAGAAGATTGACCAGCTGGAGAAGAACCTGGAGCTCAAGTTTG ATGTGCTGGATGAGAACCAGAGCAAGCTGAGTGAGGACCTGATGGAGTTCCGCAGGGACGCCTCCATGCTGAAC gaTGAACTCTCCCACATCAATGCTCGGCTCAACATGGGCATCCTTGGAT CCTATGATCCTCAGCAGATCTTCAAGTGCAAAGGGACCTTTGTGGGACACCAGGGCCCTGTCTGGTGTTTGTGCGTTTACTCCATAGGAGACTTGCTCTTCAGTGGCTCGTCAGACAAAACCATTAAG GTGTGGGATACCTGTACCACATACAAGTGCCAAAAGACCTTGGAGGGTCACGATGGAATTGTACTGGCTCTCTGCATCCAGGG GAACAAGCTGTACAGCGGCTCTGCTGACTGCACCATTATT GTCTGGGATATTCAGAACCTGCAGAAAGTGAACACGATCCGAGCACACGACAATCCTGTTTGCACTTTGGTGTCCTCGCACAACATGCTGTTCAGCGGCTCTCTCAAAGCCATCAAG GTCTGGGATATCGTAGGTACCGAGCTCAAACTGAAGAAAGAGCTGACAGGTCTGAATCACTGGGTGCGAGCACTGGTGGCTTCTCAGAACTATCTCTACAGTGGATCTTACCAAACAATCAAG ATCTGGGATATCCGCAACTTGGAGTGTGTCCACGTGCTGCAGACATCGGGAGGCAGCGTCTACTCCATCGCTGTGACAAACCACCACATCGTGTGCGGCACCTACGAGAACCTCATCCAC GTCTGGGATATAGAGACAAAGGAACAAGTCCGCACGCTGACCGGGCACGTGGGTACGGTCTACGCCCTCGCTGTCATCTCCACGCCGGATCAAACCAAAGTCTTCAGTGCATCGTATGACCGGTCTCTCAGG GTGTGGAGCATGGACAACATGATCTGCACTCAGACGCTGCTGCGACACCAGGGCAGCGTCACTGCCCTCGCAGTCTCCAGAGGCCGCCTCTTCTCCGGCGCTGTGGACAGCACTGTAAAG GTCTGGACGTGCTAG
- the TRAF7 gene encoding E3 ubiquitin-protein ligase TRAF7 isoform X2 yields MSLRSTFSLHEEEEEPEPLVFAEQPSVKLCCQLCCSVFKDPVITTCGHTFCRRCALTSEKCPVDNAKLTVVVNNIAVAEQIGELFIHCKYGCRPAASSKPAAFEVDPRGCPFTIKLSARKDHESSCDYRPVRCPNNPSCPPLLKMNLEAHLKECEHIKCPHSKYGCTFIGNQDTYETHLETCKFEGLKEFLQQTDDRFHEMQVAMAQKDQEIAFLRSMLGKLSEKIDQLEKNLELKFDVLDENQSKLSEDLMEFRRDASMLNDELSHINARLNMGILGSYDPQQIFKCKGTFVGHQGPVWCLCVYSIGDLLFSGSSDKTIKVWDTCTTYKCQKTLEGHDGIVLALCIQGNKLYSGSADCTIIVWDIQNLQKVNTIRAHDNPVCTLVSSHNMLFSGSLKAIKVWDIVGTELKLKKELTGLNHWVRALVASQNYLYSGSYQTIKIWDIRNLECVHVLQTSGGSVYSIAVTNHHIVCGTYENLIHVWDIETKEQVRTLTGHVGTVYALAVISTPDQTKVFSASYDRSLRVWSMDNMICTQTLLRHQGSVTALAVSRGRLFSGAVDSTVKVWTC; encoded by the exons ATGTCCTTGCGCTCAACGTTCTCACTccatgaggaagaggaggagccA GAGCCGCTGGTGTTTGCTGAACAGCCGTCTGTGAAGCTGTGCTGCCAGCTGTGCTGTAGTGTGTTTAAGGATCCAGTCATCACCACCTGTGGG CACACATTTTGTAGAAGATGTGCCTTAACATCTG AGAAGTGCCCCGTGGACAACGCCAAACTGACCGTGGTGGTTAACAACATTGCGGTGGCTGAGCAGATCGGAGAGCTCTTCATTCACTGCAAGTATGGCTGCCGgcctgcagccagcagcaagcCCGCCGCCTTCGAGGTGGATCCCCGCGGGTGCCCGTTTACAATCAAACTGAGTGCCAGGAA AGATCATGAAAGCAGCTGTGATTACAGACCGGTTCGCTGCCCCAATAACCCCAGCTGCCCACCTCTCCTGAAAATGAACCTGGAGGCACATCTGAAAGAGTGCGAGCACATAAAATGTCCCCACTCCAAATACGG GTGTACATTCATAGGAAATCAAGACACTtatgagacccacctggagacATGCAAGTTTGAGGGTCTGAAGGAGTTCCTGCAGCAGACAGATGATCGCTTCCATGAGATGCAGGTGGCAATGGCACAGAAGGACCAGGAAATTGCCTTCCTGCGCTCCATGTTAGGAAAGCTCTCAGAGAAGATTGACCAGCTGGAGAAGAACCTGGAGCTCAAGTTTG ATGTGCTGGATGAGAACCAGAGCAAGCTGAGTGAGGACCTGATGGAGTTCCGCAGGGACGCCTCCATGCTGAAC gaTGAACTCTCCCACATCAATGCTCGGCTCAACATGGGCATCCTTGGAT CCTATGATCCTCAGCAGATCTTCAAGTGCAAAGGGACCTTTGTGGGACACCAGGGCCCTGTCTGGTGTTTGTGCGTTTACTCCATAGGAGACTTGCTCTTCAGTGGCTCGTCAGACAAAACCATTAAG GTGTGGGATACCTGTACCACATACAAGTGCCAAAAGACCTTGGAGGGTCACGATGGAATTGTACTGGCTCTCTGCATCCAGGG GAACAAGCTGTACAGCGGCTCTGCTGACTGCACCATTATT GTCTGGGATATTCAGAACCTGCAGAAAGTGAACACGATCCGAGCACACGACAATCCTGTTTGCACTTTGGTGTCCTCGCACAACATGCTGTTCAGCGGCTCTCTCAAAGCCATCAAG GTCTGGGATATCGTAGGTACCGAGCTCAAACTGAAGAAAGAGCTGACAGGTCTGAATCACTGGGTGCGAGCACTGGTGGCTTCTCAGAACTATCTCTACAGTGGATCTTACCAAACAATCAAG ATCTGGGATATCCGCAACTTGGAGTGTGTCCACGTGCTGCAGACATCGGGAGGCAGCGTCTACTCCATCGCTGTGACAAACCACCACATCGTGTGCGGCACCTACGAGAACCTCATCCAC GTCTGGGATATAGAGACAAAGGAACAAGTCCGCACGCTGACCGGGCACGTGGGTACGGTCTACGCCCTCGCTGTCATCTCCACGCCGGATCAAACCAAAGTCTTCAGTGCATCGTATGACCGGTCTCTCAGG GTGTGGAGCATGGACAACATGATCTGCACTCAGACGCTGCTGCGACACCAGGGCAGCGTCACTGCCCTCGCAGTCTCCAGAGGCCGCCTCTTCTCCGGCGCTGTGGACAGCACTGTAAAG GTCTGGACGTGCTAG
- the CASKIN1 gene encoding caskin-1: MGKDQELVQAVKAEDVAAVQKLLQRPKPGKAKLLGSAKKVNVNFQDTDGFSALHHAALNGNTELISLLLEAQAAVDIKDNKGMRPLHYAAWQGKKEPMKMVLKAGSSVNIPSDEGQIPLHLAAQHGHYDVSEMLLQHQSNPCIMDNSGKTPLDLACEFGRVGVVQLLLNSNMCAALLEPKPGDTTDPNGTSPLHLAAKNGHIDIIRLLLQAGIDINRQTKAGTALHEAALCGKTDVVRLLLDSGINAHVRNTYNQTALDIVNQFTTSQASKEIKQMLRDASAALQVRAIKDYCNNYDLTSLNVKAGDIITVLEQHADGRWKGCIHDNRTGNDRVGYFPSSLVEAISKRTGSWETVTIPQQYQKIPLPAYGAAVLNGDASSHPFHSLPPPPPPPPHSHQTLFSSFGYHRLSPSSADEPRYGQGSRGADMSPSHLSPSQGGSASPAPAEEIWVLRKPFAGGDRSSLGSTGSVASARSSGSGQSAGSGAHALHAGSEGVKLLATVLSQKASAQETVVGDGPAKAQDIPAGSSRSQSVASSPYAPQPPAEPQLKKMEPPSEGKSSEAVYQWLCKFQLQLYAPNFINAGYDITTISRMTPEDLTAIGVTKPGHRKKIASEINNLNIPEWLPEYKPANLALWLSMIGLSQYYKVLVENGYENIDFITDITWEDLQEIGITKLGHQKKLMLAVKKLAELQRAELGKYEPGTLKRKATAGPEVLAIESPPPEPPECQSPKMTTFQDSELSSELQVAMTGEAPEEPPEKAANPAAPGYRSPPGLGGRTRLMSSSQELLGDGPRGPPATAISKSQEYLAEGAGEGTPAPPKEPRQPRHGHPVKRASVPPVPGKPRQPFPPSAGHLTPPQTPGKPRPPSPQGQPAPHATAKVKPTPQLLPPGERPASPRSLPQSPTHRGFAYVLPQPAEGEGAAPGVPVLPVSVPVLCLPPAGEGEEEPGRPKKRAHSLNRYAASDSEQERDELLVPDAGPYATVQRRVGRSHSVRAPAGGDKNVNRSQSFAVRPKKKGPPPPPPKRSSSAISSAGMAEDFPKEGEGEVATGAPATEGESRREQRRASDLGGSVDTGSAGSVRSIAAMLEMSSIGGGARALALQKPHGAGGPVPGKAPDGYYLQPGAPPGSPERARVATVLATVKHKEAIGLDGEVVNRRRTISGPVTGLVAAARRERADSVRSETGTDGPGERLRVERGGSPDGIPFAEEGNLTIKQRPRPLGPTRGEAGEGLSPAHRHGDLAKVEASATLKRRIRARQSQQDGVRFVLTESDTVKRRPKAKDKEPSLEPATLAVYQNGTGTVKRRPASELSGAEPPPTPPATTRPDGPDYAPPPAEPKKPFKPPVSPKPVLTHPPQKMPGPPVPVPKKVPIPSPGSPEVKRVHGTPPPVSPKPVPPPTAPKPPKPHAAIQSVSASSTPTPSPARQLGATAAKPSSTPPSLCSSPAKPLSPGAQPQQVPVKPPRSAITGPSVDTAGPELAQQKLEETSASLAAALQAVEEKIKQEDSQAADSAVESKSTVSILDDIGSMFDDLADQLDAMLE, encoded by the exons agCTCCTTGGATCTGCAAAAAAAGTCAACGTCAACTTCCAAGACACCGACGG GTTCTCGGCTCTGCACCACGCAGCGCTCAATGGCAACACGGAGCTCATCTCGCTGCTGCTGGAGGCGCAGGCTGCGGTGGACATCAAGGACAACAAAG GCATGAGACCCCTGCACTACGCGGCTTGGCAAGGCAAGAAGGAGCCCATGAAAATGGTGCTGAAAGCCGGCTCATCCGTCAACATCCCATCGGATGAGGGCCAGATCCCGCTGCACCTGGCCGCACAGCACGGGCACTATGACGTG TCGGAGATGCTCCTGCAGCACCAATCCAACCCCTGCATCATGGACAACTCGGGGAAGACGCCCCTGGACCTGGCATGCGAGTTTGGCCGGGTCGGG GTGGTCCAACTGCTCCTGAACAGCAACATGTGCGCGGCGCTGCTGGAGCCCAAGCCGGGGGACACCACCGACCCCAACGGCACCAGCCCCCTGCACCTCGCCGCCAAGAACGGCCACATCGACATCATCCG GCTCCTGCTTCAGGCTGGCATCGACATCAACCGGCAAACCAAGGCGGGCACGGCGCTGCACGAGGCGGCGCTCTGCGGCAAGACCGACGTGGTGCGGCTGCTGCTGGAT AGCGGGATCAACGCCCACGTCAGGAACACCTACAACCAGACAGCTCTGGACATCGTCAACCAGTTCACCACCAGCCAAGCCAGCAAGGAGATCAAGCAGATGCTGCGGG ACGCCTCCGCCGCTCTGCAGGTCCGGGCCATCAAGGATTATTGCAACAACTACGACCTGACCAGCCTCAACGTGAAAGCTGGGGACATCATCACT gtgctggagcagcacGCGGACGGGCGCTGGAAGGGCTGCATTCACGACAACCGGACTGGCAACGACCGCGTGGGCTACTTCCCCTCCAGCCTTGTGGAGGCCATAAGCAAACGAACAG GTTCATGGGAGACTGTAACAATCCCCCAACAGTACCAAAAGATCCCACTCCCGGCTTACGGGGCTGCTGTGCTAAACGGTGACGCCTCGTCCCATCCGTTCCATTCCCtgcctccacctccacctccaccaccaCATTCCCATCAGACTCTTTTCAGTTCCTTTGGCTATCACAGGCTCTCCCCTAGCAGTGCCGACGAGCCGCGTTACGGACAAG GGTCCCGCGGGGCCGACATGAGTCCATCCCACCTCTCGCCATCGCAGGGCGGATCAGCCAGCCCAGCTCCCGCGGAGGAAATCTGGGTGCTGCGGAAACCCTTTGCAG GTGGTGACCGCAGCAGCCTGGGCAGCACGGGCAGCGTGGCCTCTGCGCGCAGCTCGGGGAGCGGGCAGAGCGCGGGCAGCGGGGCGCACGCCCTGCACGCCGGCTCGGAAGGCGTCAAG CTGCTGGCAACCGTCCTTTCCCAGAAGGCTTCTGCGCAAGAGACTGTCGTGGGCGATGGGCCGGCCAAGGCGCAGGACATCCCTGCAG GTTCGTCGCGGTCGCAGAGCGTGGCCAGCTCCCCGTACGCCCCCCAGCCACCCGCTGAGCCCCAGCTGAAGAAGATGGAGCCGCCATCGGAAGGGAAG AGCTCGGAGGCCGTGTACCAGTGGCTCTGCAAGTTCCAGCTGCAGCTCTACGCGCCCAACTTCATCAACGCTGGCTACGACATCACCACCATTAGCCGGATGACGCCAGAG GACCTCACGGCCATCGGTGTCACCAAGCCGGGGCACAGGAAGAAGATCGCCTCTGAGATCAACAACCTCAACATCCCCGAGTGGCTGCCGGAGTACAAGCCG GCCAACCTGGCGCTGTGGCTCTCCATGATCGGCCTGTCCCAGTACTACAAGGTGCTGGTGGAGAACGGCTACGAGAACATCGACTTCATCACCGACATCACCTGGGAGGACCTGCAGGAGATCGGCATCACCAAGTTGG GCCACCAGAAGAAGCTGATGTTGGCGGTGAAGAAGCTGGCGGAGCTGCAGCGCGCCGAGCTGGGCAAGTACGAGCCGGGCACGCTGAAGAGGAAGGCGACGGCGGGCCCGGAGGTGCTGGCCATCGAGTCGCCGCCACCGGAGCCGCCCGAGTGCCAGTCACCCAAGATGACCACGTTCCAGGACAGCGAGCTCAGCAGCGAGCTGCAGGTGGCCATGACAGGCGAAGCCCCCGAGGAGCCCCCTGAGAAGGCAGCGAACCCCGCGGCCCCCGGCTACCGCTCGCCGCCAGGGCTGGGCGGCCGCACCAGGCTGATGAGCAGCTCGCAGGAGCTTCTGGGGGACGGCCCACGGGGACCCCCGGCCACCGCCATCTCCAAGAGCCAGGAATACCTGGCGGAGGGGGCAGGCGAGGGTACCCCCGCGCCGCCCAAGGAGCCGCGCCAACCCCGGCACGGCCACCCCGTCAAGCGCGCCAGCGTGCCGCCGGTGCCCGGCAAGCCCCGGCAGCCCTTCCCGCCCTCCGCCGGCCACTTGACGCCTCCGCAGACCCCCGGCAAACCGCGGCCACCCTCGCCGCAGGGCCAGCCGGCACCCCACGCCACCGCCAAGGTGAAGCCGACCCCGCAGCTGCTGCCGCCCGGCGAGCGCCCCGCATCTCCCCGCTCCCTGCCCCAGTCGCCCACCCACCGCGGCTTCGCCTACGTCCTGCCGCAGCCTGCTGAGGGCGAGGGGGCAGCGCCGGGGGTGCCCGTCCTGCCCGTCTCGGTGCCTGTGCTGTGCCTGCCGCCCGCGGGCGAGGGCGAGGAGGAGCCGGGGCGGCCGAAGAAGCGGGCGCACAGCCTGAACCGCTACGCCGCCTCCGACAGCGAGCAGGAGCGGGATGAGCTGCTGGTGCCGGACGCGGGGCCCTACGCCACCGTCCAGCGGCGCGTGGGGCGCAGCCACTCGGTGCGGGCGCCCGCCGGAGGAGACAAGAACGTCAACCGCAGCCAGTCCTTCGCCGTCCGCCCCAAGAAGAAGgggcccccgccgccgccccccaaGCGCTCCAGCTCCGCCATCTCCAGCGCGGGCATGGCCGAGGACTTCCCCAAGGAGGGTGAGGGCGAGGTGGCCACCGGGGCACCCGCCACCGAGGGTGAGAGCCGCCGGGAGCAGCGACGCGCCAGCGACCTGGGTGGCAGCGTGGACACGGGCAGCGCCGGCAGCGTGCGCAGCATTGCGGCCATGCTGGAGATGTCGTCCATCGGCGGCGGGGCTCGGGCGCTGGCGCTGCAGAAGCCACACGGGGCCGGTGGCCCCGTGCCGGGCAAGGCACCCGACGGCTACTACCTGCAGCCTGGGGCGCCTCCAGGCAGCCCCGAGCGTGCCCGCGTGGCCACCGTCCTGGCCACCGTCAAGCACAAAGAGGCCATCGGGCTGGATGGGGAGGTGGTGAACCGGCGCCGGACCATCAGCGGCCCCGTCACCGGGCTGGTGGCAGCCGCCCGCCGCGAGCGTGCTGACAGCGTGCGGTCGGAGACGGGCACCGACGGCCCCGGGGAGCGGCTGCGGGTGGAGCGCGGTGGCTCCCCGGACGGCATCCCCTTCGCCGAGGAGGGCAACCTCACCATCAAGCAGCGTCCGCGGCCCCTGGGGCCGACGAGGGGCGAGGCGGGCGAGGGGCTGTCTCCAGCCCACCGCCACGGGGACCTGGCCAAGGTGGAGGCCAGCGCCACGCTCAAGCGGCGAATCCGGGCCAGGCAGAGCCAGCAGGACGGCGTCCGCTTCGTCCTCACCGAGTCCGACACCGTCAAGCGCCGGCCCAAGGCCAAGGACAAGGAGCCGTCGCTGGAGCCGGCCACGCTCGCCGTCTACCAGAACGGCACCGGCACCGTCAAGCGGCGACCGGCTTCGGAGCTGAGTGGGGCTGAACCACCCCCAACCCCGCCAGCCACCACGCGCCCCGATGGCCCTGACTACGCCCCGCCGCCTGCTGAGCCCAAGAAGCCCTTCAAGCCGCCAGTGTCCCCCAAGCCCGTGCTGACGCATCCGCCCCAGAAGATGCCTGGACCACCAGTGCCCGTCCCCAAAAAGGTGCCCATCCCGAGCCCTGGCAGCCCAG aAGTGAAGCGGGTCCACGGCACGCCGCCCCCGGTGTCCCCCAAGCCCGTGCCACCCCCAACGGCACCCAAGCCCCCCAAGCCCCACGCCGCCATCCAGTCGGTGAGCGCCAGCTCGACTCCGACGCCGTCCCCCGCCCGGCAGCTGGGTGCCACGGCCGCCAAGCCCTCCAGCACACCGCCCTCGCTCTGCTCCAGCCCCGCCAAGCCCCTCTCGCCCGGCGCCCAACCCCAGCAGGTGCCGGTGAAGCCGCCGCGCTCTGCCATCACCGGCCCCTCCGTCGACACCGCCGGCCCTGAGCTGGCGcagcagaagctggaggagaCGAGCGCGTCCCTGGCCGCCGCGCTGCAGGCAGTGGAGGAGAAGATCAAGCAGGAGGACAGTCAGGCGGCAGA CTCGGCCGTGGAGTCAAAGAGCACCGTGAGCATCCTGGACGACATCGGCAGCATGTTCGACGACCTGGCGGACCAGCTGGATGCCATGCTGGAGTGA